The genomic DNA GCAGGACGGAACGGCTTCCATTCTACAGGCCCCGTTCATCGTGATCGCCTGGGGTTCCGAGCCGTCCCTTCCGCCCGGCATCAAGCCTTCTCCACGAGTCCTTACTTCCGACGGCTTTCTCGAGCGGACGGACATCCCGGAGAGCGCCGTCGTTCTGGGCGGCAGCTTCATCGGGGTCGAGTTCGCCACGTTCCTGGCCGAGGCGGGCTGCAAGGTCACGCTGGCGGAAGCCCTCGACCGGATCCTTCCCATGGAGGACGACGACGTCTCCTCCTTCATTTCCCGGGAGCTGTCCCGCCTGGGGATCGCCGTTCATACCTCCTCCGCCGCCGAATCCATCCGGGAGGAAAACGACGGCATCCGGGCCCGGCTGGCGGGCGAAGCCGGTCCGCTGGAGATGGAGGCCTCGATCGCCCTCGTCTGCACGGGCCGGCGGCCGCTCCTGGATAAAGGACAACTGGATCGTCTCGGCATCGCCTTCGACCGGCAGGGCATCCGGGTGAATGAAAACCTGGAGACCACCTGCAGGGGGGTCTTCGCTGTCGGAGACGTGACGGGAGGGGTGCTCCTGGCCCATCGGGCAGCACAGCAGGGAAAGGCCCTGGCCAGCCGCCTCTTCGGCGACGGATCGGTCCGCCACGACGATACGTTCGTGCCCTCCGTCGTCTACACCCACCCGCCGGCCGCCCGGGTCGGACTCACGGAGCGCCAGGCCGCCGAACGGAGTCTCGCGATCCGGGTGACACGGTCCGATTACGGGGCCAACATCCTCGCCCGGACCGAGCTGGCGGGCTCGGGGTTCGCCAAGGCCGTTTTCCAAGGGGACCGCCTGGCGGGAGCCGCCGTCGCCGGCGAGGGGGCGGGAGAGCTGATCGCGCCACTGACGCTGGCCGTCCGGTCCGGCCTGGAGCGGACGGCGCTCAGGAACTGGGTCCTTCCGCACCCGGGCTACAGCGAGGTCTTTCAAGGGTTGTTCCGGGATTGAAGGGCAAAGGCGTCAG from Syntrophaceae bacterium includes the following:
- a CDS encoding NAD(P)/FAD-dependent oxidoreductase; this translates as MESFDLIVIGGGPGGHAAAEEAARLGARTAILERGGWGGTCTHRGCIPTKALLTCSRVRAALKKAGRLGVRVPDTALDIAAARRHMEQMVRVSALGAQQSLRDAGADCRIGTGSLKAPGEVEWTAQDGTASILQAPFIVIAWGSEPSLPPGIKPSPRVLTSDGFLERTDIPESAVVLGGSFIGVEFATFLAEAGCKVTLAEALDRILPMEDDDVSSFISRELSRLGIAVHTSSAAESIREENDGIRARLAGEAGPLEMEASIALVCTGRRPLLDKGQLDRLGIAFDRQGIRVNENLETTCRGVFAVGDVTGGVLLAHRAAQQGKALASRLFGDGSVRHDDTFVPSVVYTHPPAARVGLTERQAAERSLAIRVTRSDYGANILARTELAGSGFAKAVFQGDRLAGAAVAGEGAGELIAPLTLAVRSGLERTALRNWVLPHPGYSEVFQGLFRD